accagacttgactcatttaatcaactgatctcagtcttcagagagttgattggtcaaactgtgtgctcttggttggttggaacaaaaacctgcagccacatcggccctttgtggaacattTTGGAGACCCCTGACGTAGATGATACTTGATTGAGAATATGTTGCCTCTTTCAGACGATCCTTTGTCTCCAGTGCCAACACAACAGCAGAGAAGTGAGGATAACCAAGAAAATGGATCCAATGTAACTGAAGAAACTTCAAACACgtacaacacagacacaaacacagaggctgaAAATAACAgtggtgaagaagaggagcaggctGTTGTCAAAAGTAAGTAGTTTTACCATCATTTCATTTAGTGTGTTTTATTCCTATCAAATAGTCCTTCATAGACAAACATTCATAACCAAGAAGAAATCAAAAGTGAATTTCTTGAACCAATCATTTATTCAGTGTGGTGGTTTTTGTGTTCTTGCTCCCACAGTCATGATAGTTGTACTGgaatactatactatattacTGTAATTTTGACAAGTTATTAagacattattattcattttattgaagGGCCAGGGCAAGCATATGTTATTCACTTTGGAAAAGCTTGCTACAGACCTCCAATAAGTGTCATTTGTCTCAGCTTTAAAACAGCTTTAAGCTTTAAGGTTTTTAGATGGACTTTTTACTTTGTGAACCTATCCTCTGATATTAAAGGCAACAGTTGAAAACTGGGCTCCCTCGCCGGCTTCCCACCATGGAGGGAGCATGTAGATTCACAAGTGACTTTAGTGGTTGAagtgtttgtttagtttgcttttatctgtgttttttcttttctcctatTGGTCAGGTGATGAAAGTGGTCCGTATATACAGAAGAACGAAACCTCCTCACAGGGAGGAACGCCACAAATCTCAGATAAGGTTGAAACAGTTGGCCCTACCACTCAGGAGACTATTGAACCTCCAGATCCAGTGGATACTAGAAGTCCTGGAGGTAATCTTGTtacttttcacttttgtttcatcttctcttcgttttgttttaatgtcatgtcatggtGATGACATGTGTAAACTTTATATAAAGTAACAGAAGACCATGACACCTGTCTGATTCTCTAAAATTGTATGTTAGTTCTAAATAACTAatgaattatatataaatagataaaaaaaaaaaaactttaggcGTTTTGTGTAGCATAAATGGAGTACAGCTTGCATTTCATTGTACAGGCATGTTGTGgaataagaaataaagaagcCATGAACATTAAATAAAGTACTGATTGAGACAACGcatgtgttttttctccatAGGAATTATCGGATACCTGAGTGTGGTTATGGTTATTGTTGCCATCGTGGGAGCAGCTGCTATTAACCATTTCTACCAACCTGAGTCTCCACCTCAGATTGAAATTTGGAGACCAACAGTTCAATTCCTCAAGGAGATGGATAAATTAAAGACCAGGTTCCCTAACCAGCGTGCTGAGCTTTGGAATAGGAGCAGGATCCACCTGATGAGGCACCTCCAGACAGCCCACCCCACAGAGCCAGTCAGTTTGATCTTGACTGCGGGCGTCAGAGCCGAGAAGACACTGCACTGCCTGGCTCAGGGGTTTGCCTCCGCCTTCTCGTCTGCCTTCAACGCCTCAGTCCTTGACATCGATGGAGCCAGTAAAGCTAGCCAGGACAGCGACGAGGTCAAATTGGACATTGACAGGAAGTTGCAGGGAGCTTTCGAAGGAAACACACCTGTGGCCATCATCCATCGCTTTGAAGAGCTGCCCCCAGGCTCCACCCTTATTTTTTATCGCTACTGCGACCACGAGAAC
Above is a window of Larimichthys crocea isolate SSNF chromosome XVII, L_crocea_2.0, whole genome shotgun sequence DNA encoding:
- the LOC104918499 gene encoding torsin-1A-interacting protein 2-like isoform X1, whose amino-acid sequence is MAEHVTDQHTPDFTAKEVNSQRESPNMDHVPESDKNKLEDAGDARNEKQKHTEDPKNDKAEDKNQPDVQNSASSSLSPHKEAENNNGEEEEQAVDKKAETDHGEDKEEDENDPLSPVPTQQQRSEDNQENGSNVTEETSNTYNTDTNTEAENNSGEEEEQAVVKSDESGPYIQKNETSSQGGTPQISDKVETVGPTTQETIEPPDPVDTRSPGGIIGYLSVVMVIVAIVGAAAINHFYQPESPPQIEIWRPTVQFLKEMDKLKTRFPNQRAELWNRSRIHLMRHLQTAHPTEPVSLILTAGVRAEKTLHCLAQGFASAFSSAFNASVLDIDGASKASQDSDEVKLDIDRKLQGAFEGNTPVAIIHRFEELPPGSTLIFYRYCDHENAAYKKTFLIFTVLLGEEKEIPAESHLSAVEEMVDDHLQNKFLSHDHPVSFDRMDLDKYGGLWSRISHLILPVTTEERIGHEGCEYNRT
- the LOC104918499 gene encoding torsin-1A-interacting protein 2-like isoform X2, whose protein sequence is MAEHVTDQHTPAKEVNSQRESPNMDHVPESDKNKLEDAGDARNEKQKHTEDPKNDKAEDKNQPDVQNSASSSLSPHKEAENNNGEEEEQAVDKKAETDHGEDKEEDENDPLSPVPTQQQRSEDNQENGSNVTEETSNTYNTDTNTEAENNSGEEEEQAVVKSDESGPYIQKNETSSQGGTPQISDKVETVGPTTQETIEPPDPVDTRSPGGIIGYLSVVMVIVAIVGAAAINHFYQPESPPQIEIWRPTVQFLKEMDKLKTRFPNQRAELWNRSRIHLMRHLQTAHPTEPVSLILTAGVRAEKTLHCLAQGFASAFSSAFNASVLDIDGASKASQDSDEVKLDIDRKLQGAFEGNTPVAIIHRFEELPPGSTLIFYRYCDHENAAYKKTFLIFTVLLGEEKEIPAESHLSAVEEMVDDHLQNKFLSHDHPVSFDRMDLDKYGGLWSRISHLILPVTTEERIGHEGCEYNRT
- the LOC104918499 gene encoding torsin-1A-interacting protein 2-like isoform X3; this translates as MAEHVTDQHTPDFTAKEVNSQRESPNMDHVPESDKNKLEDAGDARNEKQKHTEDPKNDKAEDKNQPDVQNSASSSLSPHKEAENNNGEEEEQAVDKSDESGPYIQKNETSSQGGTPQISDKVETVGPTTQETIEPPDPVDTRSPGGIIGYLSVVMVIVAIVGAAAINHFYQPESPPQIEIWRPTVQFLKEMDKLKTRFPNQRAELWNRSRIHLMRHLQTAHPTEPVSLILTAGVRAEKTLHCLAQGFASAFSSAFNASVLDIDGASKASQDSDEVKLDIDRKLQGAFEGNTPVAIIHRFEELPPGSTLIFYRYCDHENAAYKKTFLIFTVLLGEEKEIPAESHLSAVEEMVDDHLQNKFLSHDHPVSFDRMDLDKYGGLWSRISHLILPVTTEERIGHEGCEYNRT